The Streptomyces sp. NBC_00335 DNA window GGGGAACAGCTGGACTCCCTGACCGCCGCCGAGATCGAGGACGTCCTGCACTTCCTGTACGACTGCGGGGCGGTGATGGCCACCAAGACCACGGAGGGCCACCACTTCCGGCGGGTCGTACTGCAGCGCACCGTCCTGGACGCGCGGGGCGAGCGACCCGTCCTGGGCGCGCTGTACGAGCGCCTGACGGCCCGCGCCCGCGAGCTGGGGGTCTTCGACGGGGAGCGGCGTGCCGTGCGCCGGCCACCCATGGACGTCTCCTCGGGCCGCGGCTTCGTCTTCATCTCGCACACGGGCGAGGTGCACCCCAGCGGCTTCCTGCCCCTCTCGGCGGGCAACGTGAAGAACCACCCGCTGACCGAGATCTACCGGGGCTCGGCGCTCTTCACCAAGCTCCGCGACCCCTCGCTGCTGCGCGGCAAGTGCGGGGCGTGCGAGTTCAAGACGGTGTGCGGGGGATCGCGCTCCCGGGCGTACGGATTCACGCGCGACGTGCTCGAAGCGGACCCGTACTGCGCGTACGAGCCCGGCAGCTTCCCCTACCAGGAGGACCTCAGGGCTCTGACCGAAAGCATGAGGCGCTGACCCACCCCGCTCCCCTACGTTGAATACGGGAACATATCGACCACGGCCTGGGGGCCACGGGAGAACACAATGCGTTCATTGATCGTCATCGGTGGCGGGATCAGCGGTCTGGCCGCCGCGTGGCAGTTGCGCGGCCAGGCCGATGTGACCGTCCTGGAGAGCCACGCCAAGGTCGGCGGGAAGCTCCGGACCGGCACCATCGCCGGCATCACCGTCGACGAGGGCGCGGAGTCCCTCATGGCCCTGCGTCCGGAGGCCGTGGAACTGGCCGCCGCCGTCGGACTCGGCGAGGCCCTCTGCGATCCCGCGAAGGCCCCCACCACCATCTGGACCAACGGCGCCCTGCGCCCGCTGCCCGCCGGACACGTGATGGGCGTCCCCACCGACCCCGCGGCGCTGGTCGGTACCGGACTGCTCTCCCCCGAGGGCGTCCGGCGCGTCGCCGCCGAGGAGACCCTCCCCGCGACCCCGCTCACCGAGGACTGCTCGGTCACCGAGTACCTGGGCGGCCGCTTCGGCCAGGAAGCCGTGGACCGGCTCATCGAACCCATGCTGGGCGGCGTCTACGCCGGCCTCGCCGACCGGCTCTCGCTGCGCGCGGCCATGCCCCGGATCGCTGCCCTCGCCGAACAGGGCACCCCGCTGCTCCCGGCCCTGCGCCGGATGCGCGCGGCCGGCGCCCCCCGCTCGGGGGCCGTGGCCGTGCAGGGCGTCGTCGGCGGCACCGGGCGCTTCCCGGCGGCCGTCGCGGAAGCCTGCGGAGCCCGCATCCTCACCGGAACGACGGCCCGCTCGCTCCAGCGGGTCGCGGGCGACCGCTGGCGCGTCCAGGCCATGACCGGCGACGGCGCGCTGACGATGGAGGCCGACGCGGTCATCCTCGCCCTGCCCGCCTTCGCGGCGGCGGAGCTGCTGCGCCCGCACTCCCCGATCGCCGAGGCCGAGCTCTCCTCGATCCCGCACGCCTCGACGGCCGTCATCACCATGGCCTTCTCCCGCGCCCAGGCCCACTTCCTCCCCGAAGGCAACGGCTTCCTGGTCCCGCCGGTCGACGGCCACACCCTGAAGGCCGCCTCCTTCCTCTCCAACAAGTGGTCCTGGCTGCACGATTCGGCCCCCGAGACCTTCGTACTCCGCGCCTCCATCGGCCGCATCGGCGAGGACGAGCTGCTCGGCCGCCCCGACCGCCACCTGGTCCGCTCGGCCATCGCCGAGCTCCACCACGCGGTGGGCCCCATGGGCGAACCCCTGGCCACCCGCGTCACCCGCTGGGACCGGGGCCTGCCCCAGTACGGCGTCGGGCACCGCGAGCGCGTGGCCCGCATCCGCGAGGCCGCCGGCAAGCTCCCGGGCATCGCCCTGTGCGGGGCGGCGTACGAGGGCGTGGGCGTGGCCGCGTGCGTCGCCACGGGGCGCGCGGCGGCGAAGCAGGTCCTGGCGCAGCCGTAGCGGGCGCCCGCCTTGGTATCGGCCCTCTGTATCCGGCCCTTTTGTATCCGGCGGGTATCGGGCAGCGCTTGGTTCTTCATCTGATCGGTCCGCAGGGCCGTGGCGGGGGTGTCCGCCACGGCCGCTGCCATATCGTTCCTTTCAGGTCATCGCCCACCGAACAGGAGCCAGCCGCCCGTGTCCTCCCCCACCCAGGCTCCCGCCGCCCCGCGACCGGTTCGCGTGCTGCTGGTGGAGGACGACGAGCTGATGCGCCGCTCGTTCACCGTCTCCCTGGAGCGCTACGGGTACACGGTGCGGGCCGCCGCCGACGGACTCACCGGCCTCGAATCCTTCCGCGACGAGGACTTCGACCTGCTGATCCTCGACGTGATGCTGCCCGGCCTCGACGGGATCGGCCTGTGCCGCAAGGTCCGGGAGACCAGCCTGGTCCCCGTCCTGATGATGTCGGCGCGCGGCGACGGGCTGGACATCGTGTCGGGCCTGGAGGCCGGGGCCGACGACTACGTCGTCAAGCCCGTGGACACCAACGTGCTCGTGGCCCGCATCCGCTCGCTCCTGCGGCGCGCCACCTACGCCCCCGCCCCGGCGGCGGCCGGACAGCCCGCGGCCGACCCGGCGGGACCGGCCGAGGGTGAACTGCTGGCCTTCGGGGACCTCACCATCCACACCGGCGGCCTGGACGTGGCCGTCGGCGGAACCCCGGTGGCGCTCACCCCGACCGAGCTGAAGCTGCTGCTGGAGTTCGCCGCCCACCCGGGCATCGTGCTGGAGCGGCACACCCTGCTGCGCAACGTCTGGGACTACGGCTGGGACGGCGACAGCCGGGTCGTGGACCTGTGCGTGCAGCGGCTGCGCGGCAAGCTCGGCCGGGACCGGATCGAAACGGTCCGCGGTTTCGGCTACAAGCTCAGGCGCTGAGAGCGGTGCGTCCGTTTCACCACGCCGGGCCGCGCCGCATTCCCCTGCGCTGGAAGATCGCCGCGCTGGCCGCGGCCACCGGATGCCTGGTCGCCGCCTCGGTCGGCGTGCTCGTGCACGTGTGGACAGCGCGGGACATTCGGGAACAGGCGGAGATGCACGCCTCCAACAACATCTACTCGGCCATGGAGACGTACCGGCGCACCGGAACGCTCTCGGACGGCGCCGAGCTCGATCCCCCCGAACTGCCCGCCTCGCTGCGGAACCTCTCCGACGACTCCCGGCACACGGCCTACTACGGCAGCCGCGACGGAACGATCCCCCCGGGCATCTGGGGCGCCCAGCGGACCGGTGGCCCGGGCAGCCCGGTGCTCGCCCTGCGGGTCAGCATGAACGCGGGGCTCTATGGGCTGCGCCAGCTCGACGTGACCATGGCGGTCGCCTCGCTGGTCGTCCTCGCGGGGGCCACTCCCCTGGCGGCCTACGGAGCCGGGCTGCTCGCCCGCAGACTGCGGCTGGTCTCCGAGACCGCGGGCCGCATCTCCGCCGGAGACCTCGACGCCCGGAGCGGGATCACCGGGAACCGCGACGAGCTGGACGACATCGCCACCACCGTCGACCGCATGGCCGACACCCTCAGCCGCCGCCTGCGCGACGAGCGCCGGTTCACCGCCGACGTGGCCCACGAACTGCGCACGCCCGTCGGCGGCCTGCTCGTCACCGCCGACCTGCTCCCCGACGGGGAGACCGAGGACCTGCTCCGGGCCCGGGTGCGCGATCTGCGCGGGCTGGTCGAGGACCTGCTGGAGGTGTCCCGGCTCGACGCCGGGGCCGAACGGGCGGTCCGTGCCCGGGTCCCGCTCGGCGCGGTCGTCGCCGAGGCGGTGACGCGCACCGGCCTTGGCACCGAGGTCGACGTCACCGGGCAGGGCGAACACGTGGAGACCGACCCGCGCCGCCTCGAACGGATCGTCGGCAACCTCGTCGTCAACGCCCACCGGCACGGGAAGGGTCCGGTGCGGGTCACCGTGGAGGACCGTACGGTCGTCGTACGCGACCACGGCCCCGGCTTCCCCGCCGAGCTGCTGAGCAACGGCCCGCGCCGCTTCCAGACGGGTGCGACCGAGCGCGGTACGGGCCACGGCCTCGGCCTGACGATCGCCGTGGGTCAGGCCCAAGTGCTCGGCGCCGAACTCCGCTTCGCCAACGCCCCGGACGGCGGCGCCGTCGCCACGCTGCGTCTGCCGCACTGAAGGCTCGTCAGCTACAAGATCGATACACACCGGAGCAACCCCCGATACCCGTCGCCCCGGGCCCCCGATACGTCCCCCGGACACCCTTCGAAGTGCAGCTTCCCGCACCCGAAGAGGAGTCCCCGTGACCGCCGCCCCCCTTGCCCCGCACCCGCACTCCGCGCCGACCGGCATCGCGGCGGCCGCCACCGGCCTCTCGAAGGTCTACGGCAGCGGTGACACCCGGGTCGTCGCGCTGGACGGGGTCGACATCTCCTTCCGCGAGGGCGAGTTCACCGCGATCATGGGCCCCTCCGGCTGTGGCAAGTCCACCCTGATGCACTGCGCCGCCGGGCTCGACTCCTTCTCCTCCGGCTCCGTCCGCATCGGCACCACCGAGCTGGGCTCCCTGAACGACGAGCAGCTGACCCGGCTGCGCCGCGACCGGATCGGGTTCATCTTCCAGGCGTTCAACCTGCTGCCGACGCTGACCGCGCTGGAGAACATCACGCTGCCGCTGACCATCGCCGGCCGCAAGCCCGACCAGCAGTGGCTGGACCACGTGGTGGCGATGACCGGACTCGCCGACCGCCTCGGCCACCGTCCCGGGCAGCTCTCCGGCGGGCAGCAGCAGCGCGTGGCGGTGGCCCGGGCCCTGGTCTCGCGCCCCGCGATCATCTTCGGCGACGAGCCCACCGGAAACCTCGACTCCCGTGCCGGGGCCGAGGTCCTGGGCTTCCTGCGCGGCTCGGTGCGCGAGCTGGGCCAGACCGTGGTCATGGTCACCCACGACCCCGTCGCCGCCGCCTACGCCGACCGCGTGGTCTTCCTCTCCGACGGCCGCCTCGTCGACGAGATGCAGCAGCCCACCGCGGACCGGGTCCTGGACCGGATGAAGGCGTTCGACGCCCGCTTCCGCACGAGCTGACCCCCGCCGCGCTCCCGCACCGCACCAGCCGCCCGCCCGCTCCCCCGGGCCCGCCTCCCAGGATCCGCATCCCCATGTTCCGTACCGCCCTGCGCAACGTGCTCGCGCACAAGGCCCGCCTGCTGATGACCGTGTTCGCGGTCATGCTCGGCGTCACCTTCGTCACCGGCAGCCTCGTCTACGGCGACAGCCAGAAGCAGGCCTCCGTCGACCGGGCGAGCGCCGGCTACGACCGCATCTCCCTCAACGTCTCGCCCAACGCCGTGCCCGGCGGCCCGCCCGGCGCCCTCGACGCCCGCACCGCGGCCTCCCTGGCCGAGGTTCCCGGTGTGGCCGCCGCCGCGGGCCGGGTCAACGGCTTCGCCGCCGTCGCCGACCCCGAGGGCCGGCTGCTGGGCAGCGCCGAGTTCCGCAAGGGCGGCAACTTCGCCCCGGCCAAGGACGGCACGGACCCGGCCTACGCGTTCGAGGAGGGATCCGGCCCGGTCGGCGGCAAGGCCGTCGCCCTCGACGAGGCCTCCGCCGCCAAGGGCGGCTACCGCGTCGGCGACACCGTGCGCGTCGGCACGAGCACCGGCGCCGAGTCCTACCGGCTCAGCGGCGTCTTCCGCACCGACGCCTCGAAGCTCACCCCCGGCGGCAGCCTCGTGCTGTTCGCCGACGCCACCGCCCAGAAGCTGTTCCTCCAGCCCGGCCGCTACACCGACATCGAGATCACGGCCACACCCGACACCGATCCTGCGCAGCTCCTCAGCCGGGTCCAAGCGGTGATCCCGAAGGACTCCACCGCGGTCAGCGGTGCCCAGCTCGCCCGGATCCAGGCCAACCTCGCCTCCACCGGCAGCGACACCATGAGCCAGATCATGGTGGGCTTCGCCGCGGTCGCCCTGTTCGTGGCCACCTTCCTGATCTCCAACACCTTCACCATGCTGGTCTCCCGCCGCACCCGGGAGCTGGCCCTGATGCGGGCCGTCGGCGCCACCCGCAAGCAGGTCCGCCGGATCCTGCTCACCGAGTCCGTGCTCGTCGGCCTGATCGCCTCCGTGGCCGGCATCGTGGCCGGCACCGGAGTCGCCGCCCTGCTCCAGGCCGTCTTCTCCTCCGCCGAGAGCCCGGACGCCCCGCTGACCCTGCTGCCCTCCACAGTGATCATCGCGCTGCTGGTCGGCACCGCCCTGCCCGTGCTCGCCGCCTGGGTGCCGGTGCGCCGGGCCATGACCATCCCGCCCGTCGCCGCACTCGGCGCCGCCGAGCCCGCCGCCCCCGCACGGGCCGGCTCCCTGCGCACCGGGATCGGCGCCGCCCTGCTGGTCACCGGAGCGGCCGCGACCCTGTACGGGAGCCTCGGTGCCGGTACCGACGACGCCCGGGCCGTCATCGGCCTCGGCGCGGCCCTCGCCCTGACCGGCGCCCTCGCCCTCATCCCGCTGCTGTCCCGGCCGTTCACCGCCCTGCTCCGGCCGCTGCTGCTCCGCTGCAGCCCGGTGCACGGCGACCTCGCCGCCCGCAACACCGTGCGCGACCCGCGGCGTACCGGCGCCACCGCCTCGGCGCTCGCCATCGCCCTCGCGCTGGCCTCGGGCCTGTCGGTCCTCGGCGCTTCCGCCACCCAATACCTCGACGGCGCGACCACCCGCGACATCACCGCCGACTACCTCGTGCAGGCCCCCTCGGGCGGGCAGCGGATGACCCCCGCCACCGCCGAGCCCCTCAAGAAGCTGTCCGGCGCCACCTTCAGCCCCCTCAACCAGTCCACCGAGTACGAGATCGGCGGCGTCCGCTCCGTCCTGACCGGCGTCGACCCCGCCGCCATCGGCCGCCTGCTGCGCTACGAGGTGACCTCGGGCTCCCTCGACAGCCTCGGCCAGGGCAAGGTCGCCGTCGCCGACTACAAGGCCCGGGCCAACGGCTGGAAGGTCGGCCAGAGCCTTCCCGTGAAGCGGCTGGACCAGCAGGGCGAGGTCACCATCGGCGCGATCTACCGCGCGGACGAGCAGAGCAAGGTGCTGCCCAGCATCACCGCACCCGACTCCCTGGTCGCCCGCTTCGACTCCACCCCGCACACCGACTCGATCGTCGTGGCCACCGCGGGCGGCCCCGGCCGGGCCCAGCTCGCGAGCGTCGTCAAGGCGCTCGGCGACAACCCCGCCCTGTCCGTCCTCGACAAGGAGTCCATCCGGGCAGAGGACACCAGCGGCATCGGCGACCAGCTGGGCATCTTCTACGCGATGCTCAGCATGGCCCTGGTGATCGCCGCCCTGGGCATCGCCAACACCCTCGCGATGTCCGTGCTCGAACGCCGCAAGGAGATCGGCACGCTCCGCGCCCTCGGCCTGGACCGTGCCGGAGTGACCCGGATGATCCGCATCGAGGCCCTGCTCGTCGGCGCCCTCGGCGCGGCCGTCGGCACCGTGATGGGCATCTTCATGGGCTGGGCCCTCGGCAACACCCTCCAGGAGAGCGTCGCCGGATACGCCCTGGTCATCCCCTGGGGACGGCTCGCCCTCGGGGTGCTGCTCGCCCTCGCCGGAGCCCTCCTCGCCTCCCTCTTGCCGGCCCGCCGGGCCGCCCGCGTGGACATCCCGGCGGCGACCGCGGCGCACTGAACACTGCCACCGCCGCCCCCGCTTGACCCGGATGGGTCAGCGCGGGGGCGGGGCGCGCGTGGCGCGCACAGGATGAAGACATGCCCACACACGTCCTCCGGGTGGCCGCTGCCGCCGCCGCTGCCGCCGCACTCCTCGCCACCAGTGCCTGTTCCGACGGCGGGGGCGAGAAGAAGAGGGGCAAGGACGGCGCCGCGCAGGACATCAAGAAACCCGAGTGGGGCGAGTGCGAGGCCCCCACCCCCGCCGAGGGCGTCGGGCAGGTCCCCGGCAAGGACTGGCAGTGCGCCGTCATCGACGTGCCCCTCGATTACGCCGAGCCGGAGGGCGAGACGATCCCGCTGGCGCTGATCCGGGCGAAGGCCCGTGACAAGGACAAGCGGATCGGCTCGCTCGTCTTCAACTTCGGCGGCCCCGGCGGCTCCGGCATCAGCACCCTGCCGGGCGCGGCGAAGGATTACGGGGCCCTGCGCGAGCGGTACGACCTGGTCAGCTTCGACCCGCGCGGGGTGGGCCGGAGCGCGCCCGTGCTGTGCGAGGACGACAAGCAGCTGGACGCGTACTACGCCGCCGACTCCAGCCCCTCGACGCCGGAGGAGGAGAAGCAGTTCCTCGCCACCTCCAAGAAGTACAAGGAGGCCTGCGAGGCGAAGTCCGGCAAGGTGCTGCCCCACGTCGGCACCGAGAACGCGGCCCGCGACCTGGACCGGATCCGCCAGGCCCTCGGCGACGAGAAGCTGCACTACTTCGGCATCTCCTACGGCACCGAACTCGGCGGGGTCTACGCCCACCTCTTCCCCAAGAACGTCGGCCGGGCCGTCTTCGACGCCGTGGTCGACCCGACCAAGAACTCCGAGCAGGGCGCCCTC harbors:
- the hemG gene encoding protoporphyrinogen oxidase; the encoded protein is MRSLIVIGGGISGLAAAWQLRGQADVTVLESHAKVGGKLRTGTIAGITVDEGAESLMALRPEAVELAAAVGLGEALCDPAKAPTTIWTNGALRPLPAGHVMGVPTDPAALVGTGLLSPEGVRRVAAEETLPATPLTEDCSVTEYLGGRFGQEAVDRLIEPMLGGVYAGLADRLSLRAAMPRIAALAEQGTPLLPALRRMRAAGAPRSGAVAVQGVVGGTGRFPAAVAEACGARILTGTTARSLQRVAGDRWRVQAMTGDGALTMEADAVILALPAFAAAELLRPHSPIAEAELSSIPHASTAVITMAFSRAQAHFLPEGNGFLVPPVDGHTLKAASFLSNKWSWLHDSAPETFVLRASIGRIGEDELLGRPDRHLVRSAIAELHHAVGPMGEPLATRVTRWDRGLPQYGVGHRERVARIREAAGKLPGIALCGAAYEGVGVAACVATGRAAAKQVLAQP
- the cseB gene encoding two-component system response regulator CseB; this encodes MRRSFTVSLERYGYTVRAAADGLTGLESFRDEDFDLLILDVMLPGLDGIGLCRKVRETSLVPVLMMSARGDGLDIVSGLEAGADDYVVKPVDTNVLVARIRSLLRRATYAPAPAAAGQPAADPAGPAEGELLAFGDLTIHTGGLDVAVGGTPVALTPTELKLLLEFAAHPGIVLERHTLLRNVWDYGWDGDSRVVDLCVQRLRGKLGRDRIETVRGFGYKLRR
- a CDS encoding sensor histidine kinase; this translates as MRPFHHAGPRRIPLRWKIAALAAATGCLVAASVGVLVHVWTARDIREQAEMHASNNIYSAMETYRRTGTLSDGAELDPPELPASLRNLSDDSRHTAYYGSRDGTIPPGIWGAQRTGGPGSPVLALRVSMNAGLYGLRQLDVTMAVASLVVLAGATPLAAYGAGLLARRLRLVSETAGRISAGDLDARSGITGNRDELDDIATTVDRMADTLSRRLRDERRFTADVAHELRTPVGGLLVTADLLPDGETEDLLRARVRDLRGLVEDLLEVSRLDAGAERAVRARVPLGAVVAEAVTRTGLGTEVDVTGQGEHVETDPRRLERIVGNLVVNAHRHGKGPVRVTVEDRTVVVRDHGPGFPAELLSNGPRRFQTGATERGTGHGLGLTIAVGQAQVLGAELRFANAPDGGAVATLRLPH
- a CDS encoding ABC transporter ATP-binding protein; the protein is MTAAPLAPHPHSAPTGIAAAATGLSKVYGSGDTRVVALDGVDISFREGEFTAIMGPSGCGKSTLMHCAAGLDSFSSGSVRIGTTELGSLNDEQLTRLRRDRIGFIFQAFNLLPTLTALENITLPLTIAGRKPDQQWLDHVVAMTGLADRLGHRPGQLSGGQQQRVAVARALVSRPAIIFGDEPTGNLDSRAGAEVLGFLRGSVRELGQTVVMVTHDPVAAAYADRVVFLSDGRLVDEMQQPTADRVLDRMKAFDARFRTS
- a CDS encoding ABC transporter permease — protein: MFRTALRNVLAHKARLLMTVFAVMLGVTFVTGSLVYGDSQKQASVDRASAGYDRISLNVSPNAVPGGPPGALDARTAASLAEVPGVAAAAGRVNGFAAVADPEGRLLGSAEFRKGGNFAPAKDGTDPAYAFEEGSGPVGGKAVALDEASAAKGGYRVGDTVRVGTSTGAESYRLSGVFRTDASKLTPGGSLVLFADATAQKLFLQPGRYTDIEITATPDTDPAQLLSRVQAVIPKDSTAVSGAQLARIQANLASTGSDTMSQIMVGFAAVALFVATFLISNTFTMLVSRRTRELALMRAVGATRKQVRRILLTESVLVGLIASVAGIVAGTGVAALLQAVFSSAESPDAPLTLLPSTVIIALLVGTALPVLAAWVPVRRAMTIPPVAALGAAEPAAPARAGSLRTGIGAALLVTGAAATLYGSLGAGTDDARAVIGLGAALALTGALALIPLLSRPFTALLRPLLLRCSPVHGDLAARNTVRDPRRTGATASALAIALALASGLSVLGASATQYLDGATTRDITADYLVQAPSGGQRMTPATAEPLKKLSGATFSPLNQSTEYEIGGVRSVLTGVDPAAIGRLLRYEVTSGSLDSLGQGKVAVADYKARANGWKVGQSLPVKRLDQQGEVTIGAIYRADEQSKVLPSITAPDSLVARFDSTPHTDSIVVATAGGPGRAQLASVVKALGDNPALSVLDKESIRAEDTSGIGDQLGIFYAMLSMALVIAALGIANTLAMSVLERRKEIGTLRALGLDRAGVTRMIRIEALLVGALGAAVGTVMGIFMGWALGNTLQESVAGYALVIPWGRLALGVLLALAGALLASLLPARRAARVDIPAATAAH
- a CDS encoding alpha/beta hydrolase — its product is MPTHVLRVAAAAAAAAALLATSACSDGGGEKKRGKDGAAQDIKKPEWGECEAPTPAEGVGQVPGKDWQCAVIDVPLDYAEPEGETIPLALIRAKARDKDKRIGSLVFNFGGPGGSGISTLPGAAKDYGALRERYDLVSFDPRGVGRSAPVLCEDDKQLDAYYAADSSPSTPEEEKQFLATSKKYKEACEAKSGKVLPHVGTENAARDLDRIRQALGDEKLHYFGISYGTELGGVYAHLFPKNVGRAVFDAVVDPTKNSEQGALGQAKGFQLALGNFAQDCVNRGDSCQLQGSTAKEIEANIIKLQKQLAAKPIPGSGDRLLTDDAATNGIAFALYSKEAWPLLEQGLDEAEGGQGQLLLAMSDALNGRDPKGTYSNIGSANTAISCADSKDRYTLAQTKAKLPEFRAASPVFGDFLGWAMMSCTDWPVAGAWNTPDVSAPGSAPILVIGNTGDPATPYEGARKMVERLGPGVGVELTFKGEGHGAYNSGDPCVQQAVNSYLLDGKVPGGGTVCTASKSPAPTSPV